TGGTGCCGGGCCCGGGACTACTTCCTGAAAGAGCCTTTCGTTCGGGCCGGCAGGAGGGGCCCTGATCTATCAATTGAGGGAGCAAAAAACAGGCTTTGCTCCCCTTTTTTTAAATGAAGAAAGAAAGAAGGGTCGAAGTTTAGACCGCTCACAGTAGTTCTACCCATAGAAAAGATCATGAAAGAGGCGATCAGAATGGTACCCGAATCCATTTACGATCCCGAGTTTCCAGACACATCGCACTTCCGCTCGGGTCGAGGCTGCCACTCGGCCCTCAGACGGATCAAAGAAGAGTGGGGAACCTCTCGCTGGTTTTTGGAATTCGACATCAGGAAGTGTTTTCACACCATCGACCGACATCGATTCATCTCAATCTTGAAGGAAGAGATCGACGATTCCAAGTTCTTTTACCCCACTCAGAAACAGTTTTCCGCCGGACGACTCGTAGGAGGTGAGAAGGGCCCTGACTCCGTCCCAAACAGTGTACTACTATCGGCCCTATTAGGCAATATCTACCTACACAAGCTCGATCAGGAGATAGGGAGGATCCGGCAGAAGCACGAAATTCCTCTTGTAGTGAAAATAAGATCGGTTCTATTAAGAATAGGTCGTCGTATTGATGACCAAGAAAAGTATGGAAAAGAAGCAAGCTTCAACGCTCCCCAAGACAACAGAGCCCTCATAGTGGGGAGGGTAAAGAGCATCCAACGCAAAGCGACCTTTCATTCCCTTGTTTCGTCGTGGCACACCCCCCCCACAAGCACCCCCAGGCGAAGGGGAGACCAGAAAACGCCTTTCGTTTTCCCTCCTTCCCTAGCCGCCTTCCTTAACAAGCCCTCGAGCCTCCTTTGCGCCGCCTTCCTCATAGAAGCCGCTGGGTTGACCCCGAAGGCCGAATTCAATGGTAGAGAAGGCTTTAATAAGAATTTGGCCATGAGAGACCTTCTTAAGTATTGCAAAAGAAGGGGCCCGCTGATAGAGCTGGGCGGGGAGGCGATACTAGTTACCAGGTCAGAGAGAGGCCTGGCCCGTAAGCTGGCCCCCTTTAAAAGCCATTCCTTATTAATAAGGATTTGTTACGCGCGATATGCCGACGACTTACTACTGGGAATCGTGGGTGCCGTATTTCTTCTCATAGAAATACAAAAACGTATCACCCACTTCCTACAATCCGGCCTGAACCTTTGGGTAGGCTCCGCAGGATCAACAACCATAGCTGCACGGAGTACGGTAGAATTCCCCGGTACGGTCATTCGGGAAGTCCCCCCGAGGACGACTCCCATACAATTCTTGCGAGAGCTGGAGAAGCGTCTACGGGTAAAGCACCGTATCCATATAACTGCCTGCCACCTACGCTCCGCCATCCATTCCAAGTTAAGGGACCTAGGTTATAGTATCCCTATCAAAGAGCTGACGAAGGGGATGAGCGGAAGAGGTCGTCTACTGGACGCGGTTCAACTAGCGGAGACTCTTGGAAAAGAAAGTCCCCAAGTTAGCGTATTATGGGGGACCGTCAAGCACATCCGGCAAAGATCAAGGGGGATCTCGTTGTTGCATAGCTCAGGTCAGAGCAAGGTGCCATCAGGCGTTCAACAGGCAGTCTCACGATCGGGCATGAGTGTCCTGAAGAATAAATTGTATACTCCCTTTGGTCGGAAGGCGGCGGGGGAAGGAAGGGGACACTGGGCGGGATCTTTCAGCAGCGAATTCCCCATACAGATAGAGGCGCCTATCAAAAAGATACTCCGAAGGCTTCGGGATCGAGGTCTCATTAGCCGAAGAAGACCCAGGCCAATCCACGCGGCCTCTTTGACCAACGTCAGCGACAGAGACATAGTAAATTGGTCCGCGGGCATCGCGATAAGTCCTCTGTCCTACTACAGGTGCTGCGACAACCTTTACCAAGTCCGAACGATTGTCAACTACCAGATCCGCTGGTCCGCTATATTCACCCTAGCCCACAAGCACAAATCTTCGGCGCGGAATATAATCCCAAAGCACCCCAAAGACTCAAATATAGTCAATCAAGAAGGTGGTAAGACCCTTGCAGAGTTCCCAAACAGCATAGAGCTTGGGAAGCTCGGACTCGGTCAAGATCCGAACAACGGCGGAGCACTCAACTACATGTTTAATAAGTAGTTGTCTTTTTCTATTTTGATTTTAGCGAACAGGCGTTTACATGAGATTAGTTGAGTAGGCTTGCCTTAGTTGTCTGCTATAAGATAAGATAGCTAGTTGTGGTCGAAAAAAAAGGCTGAAGGCTTCGCTATCGCTCATGGCTTGTATTGTAGTCGTAGTCTTGTAGTCGGCCCTCCATGCCTCTTTAGTCTTTCTAATCCTGAGGCCTTTTTCCTTCATTCATTTTGCGGTAGCTTACGCGTCAGAAAAAGGCCTCCTTTCCGGCCCGGAAGATCGCTTCGCTTCTGGCGACTAGCTTCTACCCACAATGGCTGAAGCTACCTTGAATCAATCAATGAATGATTCGTAACCCCGGGTTCGAGGACCCGTTGGTCAAAGGAAAGGGGGGGGCCCTGATTCCAGGACGGAGCCGTATGAGGCGAGAGTCTCACGTACGGTTCCTTTGAGAAGGGTGTGATACCACCACCTATCAGGCCCGACGAGCGGTCCACGGAGCTGCATCCCTACTCACCCGGTCTATGCACATCGCTCTTTCCAGGAGGTTGGCCGCCTATCCTagatcttcccatttccaagaaGATCCCTTGTTCGATCTGGTTTAGTATCAaggttcttctttttctgtttctATATATATGGGTCCGTGC
This genomic interval from Zea mays cultivar B73 unplaced genomic scaffold, Zm-B73-REFERENCE-NAM-5.0 scaffold_598, whole genome shotgun sequence contains the following:
- the LOC118475726 gene encoding uncharacterized protein; protein product: MKEAIRMVPESIYDPEFPDTSHFRSGRGCHSALRRIKEEWGTSRWFLEFDIRKCFHTIDRHRFISILKEEIDDSKFFYPTQKQFSAGRLVGGEKGPDSVPNSVLLSALLGNIYLHKLDQEIGRIRQKHEIPLVVKIRSVLLRIGRRIDDQEKYGKEASFNAPQDNRALIVGRVKSIQRKATFHSLVSSWHTPPTSTPRRRGDQKTPFVFPPSLAAFLNKPSSLLCAAFLIEAAGLTPKAEFNGREGFNKNLAMRDLLKYCKRRGPLIELGGEAILVTRSERGLARKLAPFKSHSLLIRICYARYADDLLLGIVGAVFLLIEIQKRITHFLQSGLNLWVGSAGSTTIAARSTVEFPGTVIREVPPRTTPIQFLRELEKRLRVKHRIHITACHLRSAIHSKLRDLGYSIPIKELTKGMSGRGRLLDAVQLAETLGKESPQVSVLWGTVKHIRQRSRGISLLHSSGQSKVPSGVQQAVSRSGMSVLKNKLYTPFGRKAAGEGRGHWAGSFSSEFPIQIEAPIKKILRRLRDRGLISRRRPRPIHAASLTNVSDRDIVNWSAGIAISPLSYYRCCDNLYQVRTIVNYQIRWSAIFTLAHKHKSSARNIIPKHPKDSNIVNQEGGKTLAEFPNSIELGKLGLGQDPNNGGALNYMFNK